The Terriglobus roseus sequence GGTCCCGGCGAAGTGGATGAAGAAGAGCGCGAAGCTGATGCCTGCGATGGCCTCGGCGGTACTGCCTGCGCGTGAGACAAAGAACGTAGCCCCAGCGGAGACGATCATGCCGGTCACGAGCTGGATGCGATGCAGCGTGGTCAGCCGAACACCGCGCTTGGCCCACAGGTCTGCGGAGAAACCACTGCAGAGCATGCCCGCCGCCCCCGCGAGGAAGGGAATCGCGGCGAGCCAGCCGCTCTTCGCGAGGGACAGGTGCCGTTCCTGCTGCAGGTAGCCCGGGAGCCACGCGGTGTAAAGCCAGTTGGTGTAGTTGATGCCGCCAAAGCCCAGCATCATACCCCAGGCGGTGCGCTGCCGGATGAGCTCGGCAAAAGCACCGCGTTTCGCATGCGAGTGCGTTGTTCCCGGCTCATCCAAACGCGCTGAAGGCGCGTGACTTCCCAGCCCAGGGCGAAGCCCTGGGTTCGCATCCCCAACAAGGCCCGCGGGCTGAAGGCTCGCGACAAGATCTTCGCGGTAGGGCGTCGCCGCACGTGGCCGATGCAGCCACACCCACAGCGCGGAGACGACGAGCCCCGCTGCGCCGAGGATCATGAACATCACGCGCCAGCCGGTGCGGATCATCAGCAGGGTGAGCAGTGGCGGCGCGATCGCCAGCCCGAAGGTCTGCGAGCTGCTCATGATCGCGGTGGCGCGGCCTCGCGTGCGGTCGGTGAACCACTCGCGCACGCTGCGCACGCCTGCAGGGTAGAACGGCGCCTCACCCATGCCCAGCAGGATGCGGAAGACGATGAACATGGGAAAGCTGGTGACGAGGCCGGTGAGCAGTTGCGCGCCGCTCCAGATGGCGAGACCCGCGCCGAGAACGCTGCGCGTTCCCAGGCGGTCGAGCAGGCCGATCAGTGGTAGTTGCGAGAGGCCGTAGGCGAATGAAAACGCGCTGAGCAGCCAGCCCATCTCCGTGCCGGAGAGATGCAGCTCCGATCGCACCGTGGTGTTCGCGATGGAGAGCGAGGACCGGTCGAAGAAGTTGACCACGCCCGCGGCAAACAACAGCCCAAGCGTGATGGCCTGGTGCGCACGCAGGCTGCGTTCGTTGGTCGGTGTGGTGTGGTTCAGAGAGCCGCCTCGCCGCAGGTTTGCAGGCAGCCTGAGGCTATCGCACTGCGCGGTTTGCGTACAGCGTGCTCACGTAGCCCGCGCCAAAGCCATTGTCGATGTTGACTACCGTCACGTTGGGCGAGCAGCTGTTCAGCATGCCCAGCATCGCCGTCACACCGCCGAACGACGCTCCGTAGCCAACGCTCGTTGGCACTGCGATGACGGGCACTGCGACCAGGCCGCCGACGACCGAGGGCAACGCACCCTCCATGCCGGCGCAGACGATGACGGCATCTGCCGTGCGAATTGCAGGCAGATGCGCGAGCAGGCGATGCAGACCGGCGACGCCGACATCGGTGAAGCGCGAAACCTCTGCGCCGAAAAAGTCTGCGGTCAATGCTGCTTCTTCTGCGACCGG is a genomic window containing:
- a CDS encoding MFS transporter, which codes for MFAAGVVNFFDRSSLSIANTTVRSELHLSGTEMGWLLSAFSFAYGLSQLPLIGLLDRLGTRSVLGAGLAIWSGAQLLTGLVTSFPMFIVFRILLGMGEAPFYPAGVRSVREWFTDRTRGRATAIMSSSQTFGLAIAPPLLTLLMIRTGWRVMFMILGAAGLVVSALWVWLHRPRAATPYREDLVASLQPAGLVGDANPGLRPGLGSHAPSARLDEPGTTHSHAKRGAFAELIRQRTAWGMMLGFGGINYTNWLYTAWLPGYLQQERHLSLAKSGWLAAIPFLAGAAGMLCSGFSADLWAKRGVRLTTLHRIQLVTGMIVSAGATFFVSRAGSTAEAIAGISFALFFIHFAGTSGWGYVQTVSPARLVASMSALQNFASFVIASAAPVLTGWFFDRTHSFTLGFVVCASVTLLGALSYATLAAPDGMRVAD